From Arachis stenosperma cultivar V10309 chromosome 2, arast.V10309.gnm1.PFL2, whole genome shotgun sequence, one genomic window encodes:
- the LOC130958424 gene encoding transcription factor bHLH162-like, translating to MNQLGSRSQASPSSTNKKKIERRVIEKNRRNHMKMLYSKLNSLLPRPKEPLPLPDQVDKAINYIKSLEEKVKMAKEKRERSLGIGIRRKRTRGDCSGVDRQKPPQLEVHEIGSCVEIEMTCGLDTQFIFYEIILILNEENIDVKSVNSSLIENSMYHVVRAEILPSLLQFGVTKVSERLKRFVNEPTSEIELQSDYQLLDFEINTDELAELLGFLEEK from the exons atgaatCAATTGGGAAGTAGAAGTCAAGCTTCTCCATCTTCAACAAACAAGAAGAAGATTGAGAGAAGGGTCATTGAGAAAAACAGAAGGAACCACATGAAGATGCTCTACTCCAAACTCAACTCTCTTCTCCCTAGGCCCAAG GAACCGTTGCCATTGCCTGATCAAGTGGACAAGGCCATAAATTACATAAAGAGCTTAGAGGAGAAGGTGAAGATGGCTAAGGAAAAGAGAGAGAGGTCGTTGGGAATTGGAATCCGAAGAAAGAGGACGCGTGGTGATTGCAGCGGTGTTGATCGCCAGAAACCGCCACAACTTGAGGTTCATGAAATAGGTTCGTGTGTTGAAATTGAAATGACATGTGGATTAGATACTCAGTTCATATTCTATGAAATCATTCTTATTCTGAATGAAGAGAATATTGATGTCAAGAGTGTCAATTCCTCACTCATCGAGAATTCCATGTACCATGTTGTTCGTGCAGAG ATTTTACCGTCTTTGCTTCAATTCGGTGTGACTAAAGTAAGTGAGAGATTGAAAAGGTTTGTGAATGAACCAACCAGTGAAATTGAATTACAATCTGATTATCAGTTGTTGGATTTTGAGATTAATACTGATGAATTAGCGGAGCTTTTAGGTTTTTTAGAAGAGAAATAA